The genomic segment AAGTAGACCTATTCGGGCAAAAATCTAATTTATAAGGCAGAGGTTTGTCTTAATGCAGAATTTGCCTTAAGACAGAGTTTTGAGGCAAAAGTATGTCTTAAGGcaaattttttccatttttttgtgcggattgcccttcaaaggcactggtctttaatttttgtccttcgcctaataccccgaggttctgggtttgaagcccaactcagtaaaaaaaaaaaagaatgaatttcgcaaggcagaggtttagatttgcaaggcaaagttttgcaTTTAAAACTCTGCttgaggcctaactttgctacgaaactctgccttgcgatttttttttttgactgagccggggttcaaaccccaaacctcatgatattaggcgaagggaaaaaaaattaaagaccaccaatttgaggggcaaaaattaaagaccagtgcctttgaagggtaatcgtgcaaatgaccagattttttttttttttttactttgcaaggcaaaagttaggcctcctaacttttgcccgaataggcctaccttgctacgaaactctgtcttgcgatttttttttttttttactaagccgAAGTTTGAACTCAGCACTCGGGGTATTTtagacgaagggcaaaaattaaagaccacctccgAATAAGGGCAATCGTAAAAATTGCCCTATGGATAGTTATGAATTGTTTTCCTTATTAATCCAGGCTATATTCATCCTTCCAAATTCTTCTTAATCCATTCATAGACATCTCTAAATAAAAGCTAATTTCAACTTATTTGGGATTGATGCATAGTTATTATTATTCTCTAAATAGGTTGTTTAAATTGTAGAGGTAGCTAGGCATATCGAAATTTCTCCAGTATTCTCCAAATAGGTTGctatatctttttattttttaactataGACTTTGCTTTTGAATTTCTACGTTTGACCTTTTGGTAACTCCACGTGCCCAGCTACTTCATAGCCTAATGGTCTTAGATAAAATTAAGGATGCTGCATCCATCTAAATATTACGACACAAAGACTTCCATTTGACACTAAAATATTAACGTTTTGATTATTCACATTATTTTTCTCTATAAGGTTTCAAAgtcttataattttattaaaagattattcCATGGCAGGGTCTTCAGAAATTGGATTGAAATCAGCTTGTGTAATTGGTGGCACTGGTTTTATGGCATCTTTGCTTGTCAAActtttgcttgagaaaggctacACTGTTAATACAACTGTCCGGGACCCTGGTATGTCAGGATTTTTCGTAAATGATATCcatatggaaagaaaaaaatgaacaaataaatgAACTACTAGAATGACAAGCGGTATCATTTTTTAATTGATACCCAATATTTGCATGTTGGTTATTATCTCTctatacacatatatgcatcTTCTGAAAAATTTGACGAAGCGGTGACCGTAACACCAATTGGGCTAAGGTATATCCGCCCCTCTCTATCTTATATATCCACTGATGGTGTAtgtaagcattttttttttttttttttacagaatCATTACAATTTAGTAGAAGGTTACGATTATTAGTTCCATTGATTATGTGTAATTCCTTTAAGGTGACTTGATAGCAATGTAAaatgaatttatattttcatgtacATATGAAAGTTAAACCCTATTTAGTTTTCGGTTTATTGTAATAAGTGGAATCCTGTTAGGGAGCGTTTCCCCCTTTTAATGGTCTATACAGAACCCCAATCCAAATTAGTCGGAGCTCTAAAACGAGTACCGAACACTGAGTAGGAAAAATAAGTAGATGGAGAAAGGGCTAAAAGGAAAGTGGTCCATGCTTGTACGTGTTtcctttcctcctttttttttcttttcaatttttggtTAAATTTACACAATCAAGTAGGCTATAGCACCATTAGAAAATACGTAAAGTTGGCTTTTCTTGACCATTTAGCATCATATGAAACAGTGAGCTTCATCTAACAATATCtcattccttcttttttttttttttcctctcataACTGTTTAATTTACTCTTTTGCTTTCTGATTTTCTTAATAGGGAATCACAAGAAGATATCTCACCTCTTAGCCTTACATAGTTTGGGCAACTTGAGAATATTCCAAGCTGACTTAACAGATGAAACAAGCTTTGATGCCCCTATAGCTGACTGTGACGCTGTCTTCCATGTTGCAACACCAATCAATTTTGCTTCTCAAGATCCAGAGGTATATATAGAATTATATTACACTTGCATGCACTCTTGAGCTTCCATAACATTTAATTTAATCTTCAAAGACGGATTTAGGACTGGTTTTGTCGATTCAACTGAACGTATTGCTTTGGCTCccaatatgtatacatatgcaaaAATGTTCAAAATGTATACTGCTTTCATTTTTAGTCCGTTCTAAAAGAGAATGACCGACTTCCAGTTAATTTCTTGTTTTATGCTTAATGATAAGCTTTTATAATCAGCGGTGTGAAGCAAAAATTTTCATAAACGGTACCAACATTTAAAGAAGTGAATAAATGAATAAATCAGTATACCTCATATTGCCATTTCGCTTATTGTCTCTACTAGTAGAAAAGCTCGACGAAGAGATGTCCTGTGACACCGCTTGGAACAAGGTATATCCGCGGtttaaaatcacacaaatattatgacatGTAAGGCCGCaggttttaaaagttttatagcAATACAAATGTTATTGCTATGAGTGATTGATTAGAAGCAAATAGAGTGGACAGCTACAAAGAGTATAATCAGACAAATATATTACAAACTCATGGGACAGCAAACTGGAATGACCTGGAAATGCTTAATGTTCAAAAAAGAGGCTAGAGCAAAGGCAATTTTCACTATGTGGCTCCACTTTCAAGACAGGATGCGCACAAGTGATAGATTGAATAAACGGGGTATATCAGTGGATACAACATGTATACTATGCAAGATGCTGCCTGAGACCAGAAACCACCTGTTTGCTGAATGTAGCTTCACTAAAAGAGTATGGGACAGACTACTACTATGGATGCAGAGGCAACCACACAAGGCAACTACATGGGATCAACACTTTCAATGGACTTTGTGCAATGCTAAGGGGAAATCACAAGCTGCCTCAATGTTCAAGATGGTGTATGCAGAGGTTGTTCATGAGATATGGAATGAGAGAAACTTGTGTATTTTTGAGAAGAAGAGTAGGAGTGTAGAAGCTATAGCAGGACTTATTGCTTGTACGTGCGACATTAGAGCAACAACAGGGACTAGCAACTTGATGCAGAGACTGAAATTTTGACTAGTTGCAAATAGAGTAGTATAGAGATCTATGGTAAGAGTGATGTAAAGGGACTTCTGGATACGGGGATATCTCCATTAAGAGATGATCCTAAACTAGAAGACTTTCCTAAGTAGAATTTGTGTAGCTGAGCTTATATTGTATTTAGCCTGATAGAGAGACTTAACAAGTGAGACAGCAGAAGTGAGTGATATCTGCTGTGGTTATGTAACTTTCCAATGGTGGTTAATATAATCATTTAGTtaccaaaaacaaaacaaaacaaaaaaatgttattgCTATGGCATATTTAAGACCTAAAATTTCAGaattcttcatttctttcttgaACCTTTGTCCCGATTCAAATTCTGTAACATAAATTATTCCGAATTCTTTGActctaaattttgaatttacCTCGACTCTAATCTTCGTTCGCTTTATTGGCAGAATGATATGATAAAACCAACAATACAAGGAGTTGTGAATGTTCTGAAGGCATGTGCCAAATCAAATAGAGTAAAACGTGTTGTGTTGACCTCATCAGCTGCAGCTGTGACTATCAACCAGCTTAGTGGAACAGACCTAGTCATGGATGAGTCTAATTGGACAGAtgttggattcttgacttcCACAAAGCCACCTACTTGGGTAATTTCTCAATATTAGTCTTAACATTGTCTTTGTATATTTAAACTGTGTAACCAATCAtctcattaacaacaacatactcaacgtaattccacaagtgggtctggggaggatagtgtgtatgcagaccttacccctgtCTTGGGAGGTATGTGAACCATCTCATAAAAGTTTAAATTGGAAAAGAATGTATACTTTTATTATTGGTTGAGAAGGTAGAAATTCTTTTTGACAATGAACTAGATGAAACTTGAGCTCAGGATAGTAGTTGACACCATTCTAGAAGGAGTGTTTTCCGACATGacttcgtaaaaaaaaaaaaaaactactccaTATTAGAagaattaatatattttttgggaaaaaaagaaatacataATAGATCGACACTGTTTGACAATACCTCAAGATAATCGCCAATTCTGAACTAGAAGTAAAGCATTAAAACCTCTACAACTTCATGTCGTAATCCAAAATATATCCAAAATATAAGTCAAGTTGTGACAACAGACCAACACTATTTGCACGAAATTGTGTACGTATGCCACTGATTTTAAACCATCTGCTTGCTCTTTTTGTACCATGTTCAATTGTGTTATCGCATCTAAAAGTTTAAATAGTTAAAGAACATATattcttaattatgttttttaACAATATGGCTAATAATTCTAAAAGTTCTTTACTACTATCCAGGGATACCCTGTCTCCAAAACATTAGCTGAAAAGGAAGCCTGGAAATTTGCTGAGGAAAACAATATTAAACTTATCACTGTAATTCCATCTCTCATGGCTGGTCCTAACCTTACTCCAGAAACTCCAAGCAGTGTTGCTCTTGCCATGTCATTGATCACAGGTCTGAATAAAAGATGagtaatat from the Lycium ferocissimum isolate CSIRO_LF1 chromosome 11, AGI_CSIRO_Lferr_CH_V1, whole genome shotgun sequence genome contains:
- the LOC132035996 gene encoding anthocyanidin reductase ((2S)-flavan-3-ol-forming); this translates as MAGSSEIGLKSACVIGGTGFMASLLVKLLLEKGYTVNTTVRDPGNHKKISHLLALHSLGNLRIFQADLTDETSFDAPIADCDAVFHVATPINFASQDPENDMIKPTIQGVVNVLKACAKSNRVKRVVLTSSAAAVTINQLSGTDLVMDESNWTDVGFLTSTKPPTWGYPVSKTLAEKEAWKFAEENNIKLITVIPSLMAGPNLTPETPSSVALAMSLITGNEFLISNLKGMQMLSGSISMTHVEDVCRAHIFVAEKESAFGRYICSTVNTSVPELANFLKKRYPTSCVPTDFGDFPSKAKLIISSEKLIKEGFNFKYGIEEIYDQCVACFKEKGLLKN